Proteins from one Amycolatopsis endophytica genomic window:
- a CDS encoding alpha/beta fold hydrolase: protein MLHDELSYTSIPERVRKVLAELPEKSGDSSLAQERLDSLGAIDPPKGNHDGEIEVVDGVPMTHRFVEAPGDAELLSWHLVEAGAGEPVVYLHGIPDSWYMWHKSMADLSATHHVIAIDLKGYGQSDKRRGDYRHEGVAGQLASLLDVLGLGRINLVTHDRGTVQADYLAANDPYRVIRYVRGEQHLFHYNPELSPQEHRFADPVRSRILANPGLKVAESYTYGTRHPIDDAELRRAIQEFSYPGIPEAVPRYFNSSSFRLEWIERRTRLIEAWRAPVLVLQGKHDFRQPSEFYEGVEAQLPPGSRVHLLDGGHFWAQEVPDEYSRVVREFITGTPAS, encoded by the coding sequence ATGCTTCACGACGAATTGAGCTACACGTCGATACCCGAGAGAGTGCGGAAGGTTCTCGCGGAGCTGCCCGAGAAAAGCGGGGACAGTTCGCTGGCGCAGGAACGGCTGGATTCCCTCGGCGCCATCGATCCTCCCAAGGGAAATCACGACGGCGAGATCGAGGTCGTCGACGGAGTGCCGATGACGCATCGGTTCGTCGAGGCACCGGGTGATGCGGAACTGCTTTCCTGGCACCTGGTCGAGGCGGGTGCGGGCGAGCCTGTCGTGTACCTGCACGGTATCCCGGACTCGTGGTACATGTGGCACAAATCCATGGCCGATCTGTCGGCGACGCACCATGTCATCGCGATCGACCTCAAGGGATATGGGCAGTCGGACAAACGACGCGGTGACTACCGTCATGAGGGTGTCGCGGGGCAGCTGGCGTCCCTGCTCGATGTGCTCGGGCTGGGCAGGATCAACCTCGTCACGCACGACAGGGGCACCGTACAGGCTGATTATCTCGCGGCCAACGATCCGTACCGGGTGATCAGGTACGTCCGGGGAGAGCAGCATCTCTTCCATTACAATCCGGAGCTCTCGCCGCAGGAGCACCGGTTCGCCGATCCCGTTCGAAGCCGGATACTCGCGAACCCGGGTCTCAAGGTCGCCGAGTCCTACACCTACGGCACGCGCCATCCGATCGATGACGCCGAGTTGCGTCGCGCGATTCAGGAGTTTTCCTATCCGGGTATCCCCGAGGCGGTTCCTCGCTACTTCAACTCCTCGTCCTTCCGGCTGGAATGGATCGAACGCCGCACCCGGCTCATTGAAGCGTGGCGGGCTCCGGTGCTCGTGCTTCAGGGTAAGCACGACTTCCGGCAGCCATCCGAGTTCTACGAGGGCGTCGAAGCTCAGCTGCCGCCGGGCAGTCGCGTACATCTGCTTGACGGTGGTCATTTCTGGGCGCAAGAGGTTCCGGACGAGTACAGCCGCGTCGTCCGCGAGTTCATCACCGGGACACCGGCGTCCTGA
- a CDS encoding GntR family transcriptional regulator, with translation MHDRIRSDILRGRWAPGDRLQPAALTAEYGASTTVIREALTRLVGQKFVKLEPNRGFSVPRLREDELRDLTLVRCHMESLALGLALERGDVTWESELIAAHHRLARMPRRLPGAPAETSEEWSAAHRSFHYKLVEGCGVPTLLEMCADLSDATELYRRWSAPRVGPSSRDVESEHAALLEAALARDVDAATSRLRAHYEKTVEILLQGGFVQSEAAR, from the coding sequence GTGCACGACCGGATCCGGTCCGACATCCTGCGCGGACGCTGGGCGCCCGGCGACCGGCTGCAGCCGGCGGCGCTGACCGCGGAGTACGGAGCCAGCACCACGGTCATCCGGGAGGCACTGACTCGGCTGGTCGGGCAGAAGTTCGTCAAGCTCGAACCGAATCGCGGCTTCTCCGTTCCCCGGCTCCGCGAGGACGAGTTGCGGGATCTCACGCTCGTCCGCTGTCATATGGAATCGCTCGCGCTCGGACTGGCGTTGGAGCGCGGCGACGTGACTTGGGAGTCCGAACTGATCGCGGCTCACCATCGGCTGGCCAGGATGCCCCGCCGGCTGCCGGGGGCGCCCGCGGAGACGAGCGAGGAATGGTCGGCCGCGCACCGGTCTTTTCACTACAAGCTGGTCGAAGGCTGCGGGGTTCCGACGCTGCTCGAAATGTGCGCCGATCTGTCCGACGCCACGGAGCTGTACCGGCGATGGTCGGCCCCCAGGGTCGGCCCGTCTTCCCGTGATGTGGAAAGCGAACATGCCGCGCTCCTCGAAGCGGCCTTGGCGCGGGACGTGGACGCTGCCACCTCGCGGCTTCGTGCGCACTACGAAAAGACCGTGGAAATCCTGCTGCAGGGCGGTTTCGTACAGAGCGAAGCGGCGAGGTAA
- a CDS encoding ketopantoate reductase family protein yields the protein MPQPDTASVCIVGAGSVGVLLGHDLDRAGVAVTFLVRPHRRAQLSGPQALYSYDDGSLTRYSGYDLITDPAALAGRSFDFVVITLDGAALRADAGERLVDELARAFRGTPTGVILCSIGVGLRSWFIERSGLTDAQVTGGGTGLHVHEAQRATLPRHPGVDEPLLAEADYAYRRPLPHSFVVTDSAPQVAHDFAALWDGGDNGTTCQIIPADTYELGIAPLFATFIACELLGWPSAADIDPTDATWQLGIEARREIQRLPMYGHAGRAASEQITAEGVRENFRQWEQDMLPLDLPEFNRYHHGGKVNRQDRLLIRDIVKYGEAEGSEMPALRALIARLPTGTARDGEPDP from the coding sequence ATGCCCCAGCCAGATACCGCTTCCGTGTGCATCGTCGGCGCCGGTTCGGTGGGCGTCCTACTGGGACACGACCTGGACCGCGCGGGCGTTGCCGTCACGTTCCTGGTGCGGCCACACCGCCGGGCACAGCTGTCCGGGCCGCAGGCGCTCTACTCCTACGACGACGGCAGCCTGACGAGGTACTCCGGCTACGACCTCATCACCGATCCCGCGGCACTGGCGGGACGCTCCTTCGATTTCGTGGTCATCACGCTCGACGGGGCCGCCCTCCGCGCGGACGCCGGCGAACGACTGGTCGACGAGCTCGCACGCGCGTTCCGCGGCACACCGACGGGAGTGATCCTCTGCTCCATCGGTGTCGGGCTCCGGTCCTGGTTCATCGAACGCTCCGGGCTCACCGACGCGCAGGTCACCGGAGGCGGCACCGGCCTGCATGTCCACGAAGCGCAGCGCGCGACCCTGCCACGGCACCCCGGTGTCGACGAGCCTCTGCTCGCCGAGGCCGATTACGCATATCGCCGCCCCCTGCCACACAGCTTCGTCGTCACGGACAGCGCACCGCAGGTGGCACACGACTTCGCCGCGCTGTGGGACGGCGGCGACAACGGCACGACGTGCCAGATCATCCCGGCGGATACCTACGAACTGGGCATCGCACCGCTGTTCGCGACCTTCATCGCGTGCGAACTGCTCGGCTGGCCATCAGCCGCGGACATCGACCCCACCGACGCGACATGGCAGCTCGGCATCGAGGCCCGGCGCGAGATCCAGCGCCTGCCGATGTACGGCCACGCGGGTCGCGCCGCCAGCGAACAGATCACGGCCGAAGGGGTCCGGGAGAATTTCCGTCAATGGGAGCAGGACATGCTCCCGCTCGATCTTCCGGAATTCAACAGGTATCACCACGGTGGCAAGGTGAACCGACAAGATCGTCTCCTGATCCGCGACATAGTGAAGTACGGGGAAGCGGAAGGCAGCGAGATGCCCGCACTGCGCGCACTGATCGCACGACTGCCCACCGGCACGGCACGAGACGGCGAGCCCGATCCGTAG
- a CDS encoding TetR/AcrR family transcriptional regulator, with protein MVRDRRLTDAALTLLAEGGYEAVTMEKAATVAGVGKATVYRRWASRADLVADALETVGFADPTVAEAAGELTSFRDDLVQTLIRVTGCLDPERHRLVVVAAMAATHHPELANSLAARLTAAVDRAVAAAVARARRRGETRFHAAADTMAAASVVALLNYLPASQNRPLASTDFEAIVDRVLLPLLTQA; from the coding sequence GTGGTCCGGGACAGGCGCCTCACCGACGCCGCCCTCACGCTGCTGGCCGAGGGCGGCTATGAAGCCGTGACCATGGAAAAGGCCGCCACCGTGGCCGGGGTGGGAAAAGCCACCGTCTATCGCCGGTGGGCCTCGCGTGCCGACCTGGTCGCTGACGCACTGGAGACCGTCGGGTTCGCGGACCCCACCGTCGCCGAGGCGGCCGGCGAGCTCACCTCGTTCCGCGACGACCTGGTCCAGACGCTCATCCGGGTCACCGGATGCCTCGATCCCGAGCGCCACCGCCTGGTCGTCGTCGCCGCCATGGCGGCCACGCACCACCCCGAGCTCGCCAACTCCCTGGCCGCCCGCCTCACCGCCGCTGTCGACCGGGCCGTTGCCGCGGCCGTCGCCCGTGCCCGCCGGCGCGGTGAAACCCGGTTCCACGCAGCAGCCGACACGATGGCCGCCGCCAGTGTCGTCGCGCTCCTGAACTACCTGCCCGCGTCGCAAAACCGGCCGCTGGCCAGCACCGACTTCGAAGCCATCGTCGACCGCGTACTGCTGCCCCTGCTCACTCAGGCGTGA